CTGGAACTCCCAGCTCTCCGCCCAGCGGGCGTAGTACTGCCGGTGCGATTCGAGGGTGCGGACGAGCGGCCCGTCCTTGCCTTCGGGCCTGAGGTTGGGGTCCACCTCCCACAGCCCGGGTTCGCGCCCGGAATGGGAGATGATCCGGGCGAGGGTGCCGGCGAGGAACGTCCCGATCTCCACGGCCCGGACCTCGTCCAGCCCCTCGGAATCCAGCACGTAGATGACGTCCACGTCCGAGATGTAGTTGAGCTCGCGGGCGCCGCACTTGCCCATGCCCACGATCGCCAGCCGGACGGCGTCGACCTCGAGCGGTGAGAACTTGGCGCCCGCCTCGGCCCGCGCCACGGCCAGGGCGGCGTCCAGCGCGGCGGCCGCCAGATCGGCGAGTTCGGCCCCCACCTGGGGCATGTAGTCCCGGGGATCCGCCGCCCCGAGGTCACGGATGGCCAGTTCGGTCAGGTGCCGGCGATAGCGGACGCGCAAGGCACTCTGCCCCTCTTCACCGGTCAGGGCCGCGACCGGCGTCGCCGCCCGGGGATCCGCGCCCACGGAGGTCAGCAGCGAAGCCCGCAGATCCTCGCCCGGGATCCGGACGGGCTCGGGGCTGACCCGGGTCTCCAGAACGCTCTGCTCCCCGGGGTTCCGGAGCAGGAAGTCGGCCAGTGCCACGGAGCTGCCGAGGAGGCGGTACATCGCCTCGGCTTCCTCCGGGTCACCCCGCAGAAGGCGCCCCACGGTGCCCTGGGACGTCTTCTCCTTCTCAAGGAGGCGGACCAGTGACAGCAGCGCCTCGTCCGGGTTGGCGGACTGGACGAGACCGGCGAACAGCAGGTCCCGGTCCACTCCGTCCAGCTCGGGGGCCCCGAGGAAACGCTCGGCCCGTTCAACATCACTGAAACCCGCCGCGATGAGACGGCGGGCGACACTCATCGCCACAGCGTTAGAGGATCCCCAGGTTGCGCTGGAGTTCGTACGGCGTGACCTGCAGGCGGTAGTCGTTCCACTCGGCGCGCTTGTTCCTCAGGAAGTGCTGGAACACCTGCTCTCCGAGGATCTCCGCCATGAACTCCGAGTTCTCCATGGCGTTGATGGCGTCATGCAGGCTGGCCGGCAGCGGGTCGTGGCCGAGGGCCCTGCGCTCCGCCGTGGACAGCGACGCGATGTCGTCCTCGGACGGCGGAGCCAGGTCGTAGCCTTCCTCGATGCCCTTGAGACCGGCGCCCAGCAGGGCCGCGTACGCGAGATACGGGTTGGCCGCGGAATCGATCCCGCGGTACTCGACCCGGGCGGAGTTGCCCTTGCCCGGCTTGTACAGCGGGACCCGGACCAGGGCGGAGCGGTTGTTGTGGCCCCAGGACACGTAGCTCGGAGCCTCTCCCCCGCCCCAGAGGCGCTTGTAGGAGTTCACGAACTGGTTCGTGATCGCCGTGAACTCCGGTGCGTGGCGCAGGATCCCGGCGATGAACTGGCGGGCCGTGCGGGACAGCTCGTACTCGGCGCCCGCTTCGTGGAAGGCGTTCGTGTCACCCTCGAACAGCGAGAAGTGGGTGTGCATCCCGGAACCGGGGTGCTGCGTGAACGGCTTCGGCATGAACGTGGCGTAGCTGCCCTGCTGGAGCGCCACCTCCTTGATGATGGTGCGGAACGTCATGATGTTGTCCGCGGTCTGGAGGGCGTCCGCGTAGCGCAGGTCGATCTCGTTCTGGCCCGGGCCCGCCTCGTGGTGGCTGAACTCCACGGAGATGCCCACGGATTCCAGCATGGTCACCGCGGTGCGGCGGAAGTCCTGGGCCACGCCGCCGGGGACGTGGTCGAAGTAGCCGCCCTCATCCACGGGGACAGGAAGACCGTCCGGACCCGGCTTGTCCGACTTGAGCAGGTAGAACTCGATCTCCGGATGGGTGTAGCAGGTGAAGCCCATGTCCGCGGCCTTGGCGAGGGTCCTCTTGAGAACGTTGCGGGGATCCGCCGCGCTGGCCTGACCGTCCGGGGTGAGGATGTCGCAGAACATGCGGCTGGTCTGCTCGGTCTCACCGCGCCAGGGCAGGATCTGGAAGGTCGAAGGGTCCGGCTGCGCGAGCATGTCGGATTCGTAGACACGGGCGAGGCCTTCGATCGACGAACCGTCGAAGCCGAGGCCTTCGGCGAACGCGCCCTCCACCTCTGCGGGGGCCAGCGCCACGGACTTGAGGGAGCCCACCACGTCCGTGAACCAGAGCCGGACGAACCGGACGTCGCGCTCCTCAATCGTCCGGAGCACGAATTCCTGTTGGCGGTCCATGCTGCCCTCACTTCCCTCTGGATCCCGGCGCCGGCCGGGGCTGTACTGTGCTGCATGCAACTCTACCCAGGCCAGGGGCTCTGTGGGCCGTCATTCCCCCGGCGTCCCGCAATTCGGCGCCCCTGACGGTTCAGCATTAAGCTCGGAGACATGACGCACAGTGAATCCGCCAGCTCCAGCACCCCGGGCGAGACGAGCGCCCCGTACGGCAGTGGCCCCGCGGCGTCGTCGTCCGCTCCGGCCGGAAGGGTGCGGCTGCACCACCTGCAGGCCGCCAAGGCGGAGGGCCGTCACTTCGCCATGCTGACCGCGTATGAGCAGTACACGGCGGAGATCTTCGACGAAGCGGGCATCGAGGTGCTGCTGATCGGCGACTCCGCGTCGAACAACGTGTTCGGCAACGAGACCAGCCTCCCGGTGACCGTGGACGAGCTGTTGCCGCTGTGCCGCGCCGTGGCGCGGGCCGCCAAGCGGTCACTCGTGCTCGCGGATCTGCCGTTCGGCTCCTATGAGGCGTCGATCGAACAGGCCGTCACCACCGGGGTCCGATTCCTCAAGGAGGGCCTGGCTCACGCCGTCAAGATGGAGGGCGGCGCCTACTACGCGGACACCGTGCGCGCCATGGTCCAGGCCGGCATCCCGGTCATGGGCCACATCGGTTTCACCCCGCAGAGCGAGCATGCGCTGGGCGGGTACCGGGTGCAGGGCCGGGGCGACGACGCCGCGCGGCTCGTGGAGGATGCCCTGGCACTTCAGGAGGCGGGCGCCTTCGCCGTGCTGATGGAAATGGTCCCGGCGGCCACCGCCGCTCAGGTCGATGCGGCGCTCACGATCCCGACTGTCGGCATCGGCGCCGGCAATGTGACCACAGGCCAGGTCCTCGTCTGGCAGGACGCCATGGGCCTGCGCGGTGGCCGCATGGCCCGCTTCGTCAAGCAGTACGCCCGGATCCGGCAGGACCTCCTGGAAGGGGCGCGGACCTTCGGCGAGGAGGTCCGGGACGGGTCCTTCCCCGGCCCGGAACACTCCTTCTGAGACGTCCTCGGACGTCCGAGGACGCTCAGTCCTCGTCGCCCTTTTCCCAGGCTTCGTTGTGCCGCTGCACGCTCTGCGGAGCGTTCTCGGCCTCTTCGCGCGTGTCGTAGGGGCCGAGAAGCTGGCTCCAATCGCTCATGGCGTCCTCCTCCACCTGGTGGGTGACCATGTTGTACCAGTACTGCGGCATGATTCCATTCCTCCTTGTGAGTGACGACTACTATCAAACGTATGCCACCAGTAGCTGAAACCGCACCTCTGGGTAAGCTCACCCCCGGAATCGTGAGCCCGCGTCGTCCTGTGCCGCCGAACATCGAGCGGCCCGAATATGTGGACCGGCCGGCACCCGCCAAGTTCACCGGCAGCGCCGTCAAGTCGCCGGAGACCATCGAGAAGATGCGCATCGCCAGCAAGATCGCGGCCCAGGCGATCGTGGAGGTGGGCAAGCACATCACGCCCGGCGTGACCACGGACGAGCTCGACGCCGTCGGGCACGAGTTCCTCCTGGACCACGGCGCCTACCCTTCCACGCTCGGGTACCGCGGCTTCCCCAAGTCCCTCTGCTCCTCGCTCAACGAGGTCATCTGCCACGGCATCCCCGACTCCACCGTGGTCGAGGACGGGGACATCCTCAACATCGACATCACCGCCTACATCCACGGCGTGCACGGTGACACCAACTACACCTTCCTGGTCGGCGACGTCGACGAGGAGTCCCGCCTTCTGGTCGAACGCACCGAGGAGAGCCTGCGCCGCGCCATCAAGGCCGTGGCCCCCGGGCGCGAGATCAACGTCATCGGCCGCACCATCGAGTCGTACGCCAAGCGCTTCGGCTACGGGGTGGTCCGGGACTTCACCGGCCACGGTGTGGGTGAGGCATTCCACACGGGCTTAATAATTCCGCACTACGACGCCGCACCGGCGTACAACACTGTGATCGAGCCGGGCATGACGTTTACGATTGAACCCATGCTCACGCTCGGCACCATCGAGTGGGATATGTGGCCGGACGACTGGACCGTATTGACCCGGGACCGCAAACGGACCGCGCAATTTGAGCACACCCTGGTGGTGACCGAAACCGGCGCTGAGATTCTCACAGTGCCGTAGGCGCCTGCCTGCCCCCTGCAACCGTCCGCAGCACCGAAGGATCAGCGTGAGCAAGAACGAGAACACCGGCAAGAAGCACCCGGCCATGATCGGCGTCGACATCGGCGGCACCGGGATCAAAGGTGGGATCGTCAATCTGAAGAACGGCAAGCTCGTGGGCGAGCGTTTCCGCATCCCCACGCCGCAGCCGGCCACCCCCGAGGCCGTCTCCGAGGTCGTCGCGCAGATCGTGGACGAGCTCTGCTCCCGCGAGGGCGCACCGGACGCCAAGGCCCCGGTGGGCGTGACCTTCCCGGGCATCATCCAGCACGGTGTCTGCCGGCTGGCAGCGAACGTGGACAAGTCGTGGATCGGCGTGGACATCAACGCGCTGCTCTCCGAGCGTCTTGACCGCCCGGTCGAGGTGATCAACGACGCCGACGCCGCCGGCCTCGCCGAGGTCCGGTACGGCGCGGGCGAGGACGTGGACGGCACGGTCCTCGTGATCACGCTCGGCACGGGCATCGGCTCGGCGTTCATCTTCGACGGCAAGCTGGTCCCGAACGCCGAGCTCGGCCACCTGGAACTGGACGGTTTCGACGCTGAGTCGAAGGCGTCCGCCGTGGCCCGTGAGCGCGACGGTCTGAGCTGGGAGGAGTACTCGGTCAAGCTGCAGCGTTACTTCAGCCACGTCGAGATGCTGTTCTCCCCCGAACTGTTCATCGTGGGCGGCGGCATCTCCAAGCGGGCGGACGAGTACCTGCCCCGTCTCGACCTGCGCACCCCGATCATCCCGGCCAAGCTCAAGAACGAGGCGGGCATCGTCGGGGCGGCGCTTCAGGTGGCGCAGCACCACAAGCTCGTGAAGTGAACCTCACTGAGTGAACGGCGAGGGCCTGTCAGCCGGTGGCTGACAGGCCCTCTCCGTTGGTGCCCGGTGCGGGCGGCTTCCCCTCCGCCGGCACCGGGAGCTCTGCGGACCCTCTTCCGGGAACTCAGTCCTCTCGGGAACTCAGTCCTCCTGGGACCTGAGGCGTGCGATCGCCTTCTCGAAGTCGTCCAGGGAATCGAAGTCCTGGTACACGCTCGCGAAGCGCAGGTAGGCGACCTCATCCAGCCGACGGAGCGGCTCCAGGATCGCCAGTCCGACCTCGTGGGCTTTGATCTCGGCAGCACCGCTCGCGCGGACGGTCTCCTCGACCTCCTGCGCCAGCACGGCCAGATCGTCCTCGGTGACGGGCCGTCCCTGGCAGGCCTTGCGCGCACCGTTGATGACCTTGCTCCGGCTGAACGGCTCGGCCACTCCGGACCGCTTCAGCACCGAGAGGCTCGTGGTCTCCACCGTGGTGAAGCGCCGGGAGCAGTTGGTGCACTGGCGGCGCCGCCTGATCGACGAGCCGTCCTCGGTGACCCGGCTGTCCACGACCCGGGAGTCGGCGTTACGGCAAAACGGACAGTACACTACGCCTCCTCTATGGCTGCAGTCAGTTTAGAACCACATCTTGTAAAAGTACAAGGATGTAATTACCACATGTTGTGGTCACACGGTCTGTCGCGCGCTCAGCGGAAGCGGATCGACACCGCTTCGCCGTGCGACGGAAGGTTCTCCGCCTCGGCGAGTTCCTCGATGTGCGTGCGGACCTCGGACAGGCCCTGGCGCGAGTACTCGATCTCCTGGACGGCGCGGAGGAAGGTCGTGACGTTCAGACCGGAGGAGAACAGCGCCGTGCCGGAGGTGGGCAGCACGTGGTTGGATCCCGCGCAGTAGTCCCCCAGGCTCACCGGGGAGTAGTCGCCCACGAAGATGGCTCCGGCGTTGCGGATCCGGGCGGCGACCGCCGGGGCGTCGGCCGTCATGATCTCCAGGTGCTCGGCGGCGTAGGCGTCCGCGACGGCGATCCCCTGCTCAAGACCGTCGACCAGCACCACACCGGACTGCGGGCCGGACAGGGCGGTCAGGATGCGCTCGGAGTGCCGGGCCGTGCGGGCCTGGCGCAGGAGCTCCTCCCGGACCGCCTCCGCGAGGTCCACCGACGAGGTGACAAGAACACTCGAGGCGCGGGGATCGTGCTCGGCCTGGCTGATCAGGTCCGCGGCGACGAGGGCCGGCTGAGCCGTCTCGTCGGCCAGGACCGCGATCTCGGTGGGGCCGGCCTCGGAGTCGATGCCCACCACTCCCCGGACGAGCTTCTTGGCCGTGGCCACGAACACGTTGCCGGGACCGGTCACGAGGTCCACGGCCTCCAGCGCTTCTTCCGGTCCATCCGCCGGCACCCCGTAGGCGAAGGACACGATCGCCTGGGCGCCGCCGATCGCATAGACCTCCTCCACGCCGAGCAGTTCCGCGGCGGCGAGGATGGTGGGGTGCGGCAGACCGCCGAAGTCCTTCTGGGGCGGGGACGCGAGGGCCACCGACTCCACACCGGCCGCCAAGGCCGGGACCACGTTCATGACAACGGAGCTGGCCAGCGGTGCGAGACCGCCCGGCACGTACAGGCCGACGCGGTTGACCGGGATCCAGCGCTGACGCACGACGGCGCCCTCCGCCAGGACCGTCTCCACGTCCGCCGGGCGCTGGGCCTCGGCGAAGCGGCGGGCACGGTCGATGGACTCCTCCAGGGCGGCGCGCACCCCGGCGTCGAGCCCGGCGAGGGCATCCCGCAGCGCCTCGCGGGGAACCCGCACGCTGTCCAGGACGACGCCGTCGAACCGCTGCGCCAGCTCGCGCAGTGCCTGGTGCCCGCGTGCGCGGACCTCGGCGATGATGCCCCGCACGGCCTCCTCGGCCTGCTGGTTCGACTCCTCATGCACCCGGGGCACCGCGGCCTTGAGTTCCGTCCGGTTCAGATGCCTGCCCCGCAGGTCCACGGTGCGGAAGAAGTCGGCTCGGTCCAGGGAAGCGTCACGGGTGTCAGTCACCGCTCCAGTTTATCGATCCTGGAGTCGGTGACCGAAAGCGCCCACGTCACACGGCCGCCACACCCGCCGCACAGGTCAGGCGTCGAGGCAGGCCGGCCCCAGAAGGACCTTCAGGTCCGCGTAGAGGGAGGGGTTCGGATCCACGGCGAAGTTCCGGCCCAGCCGCATCAGCTCGATGCTCCGGGTGCCCTGCAGCTTGAGCCGCACCTCGGCGCGCCCGCTGTGACTCCGCAGCACCTCCCCCAGGCGGCCGACCAGCTCCTCGGTGGCCTTATGGGTCGGCAGACTGATGATCAACTGGCCGTTGCCCTCCGCCTGGCTGAGATCGGGCACGCTCAGCTCCATGCAGTTCAAGGTGACCGAGCCGTCGTCGCGCCGCTGCACGCGGCCCTTCACCACCACGATGAGGTCCTCCGCGAGGATGGTGGCGATCGGGCCGTAGACCTGACCGAAGAACATCGTCTCGATCGAGCCGCCCAGATCCTCGATCTCCGCCCGGGCATACGCGTTGCCGCTGGACTTGGCGACACGGCGGCTCAGGGACGTGATCATGCCCGCGATGGTGACGATCGCGCCGTCGGGCGGGCCGTCGTCGCTCATCACGCTGGCGACGGACGTGTCCGCGAGGCCGCTCAACGCGGTCTCCATACCCTGCAGAGGGTGGTCCGAGACGTAGAGGCCGAGCATGTCACGCTCGAAGCTCAGCTTGTCCTTCTTCTCCCACTCGGGCAGGTCCGGGATCTCCACGGTGAGCCCGGAATCCGGCGAGGCGTCGTCCAGGGCGCTGAACAGGTCGAACTGGTTGTTGGCCTCATTGCGCTTGAGCGTGATGACCGAGTCGATGGCCTCTTCGTGGATCATCACGAGCGAGCGGCGGTTGCCGGGCATGGAGTCGAAGGCCCCCGCCTTGATGAGCGATTCGATGGTGCGCTTGTTGCAGACCACGGCCGGGACCTTCTGGAGGAAGTCCGAGAACGAGGTGAACGCGCCCTTCTCCTTGCGGGTCTCCACCATAGCGTTGACCACGTTGGCGCCGACGTTCCTGATGGCGCCCATGCCGAAGCGGATGTCGTTGCCCACCGGGGTGAACGTCAGGGCGGACTCGTTCACGTCCGGCGGAAGCACCGTGATGCCCATGCGTCGGCACTCGTTGAGGTAGATGGCGGACTTGTCCTTGTCGTCGCCCACGCTGGTGAGCAGCGCCGCCATGTACTCCGGCGCGTAGTGGGCCTTGAGGTAGGCGGTCCAGTACGACACCACGCCGTAGGCCGCCGAGTGGGCCTTATTGAAGGCGTAGTCGGAGAAGGGCAGCAGGATGTCCCAGAGCGTCTTGACGGCCTCGGCCGAGTAGCCGTTGTCCAGCATGCCCTGCTGGAATCCGGCGAACTGCTTGTCCAGCTCCTCCTTCTTCTTCTTGCCCATCGCGCGGCGGAGGATGTCCGCCTGACCGAGCGAGTAGCCCGCCAGCTTCTGGGCCACGGCCATGACCTGCTCCTGATACACGATCAGGCCGAAGGTGCCGCCGAGGATGTCCTTGAGAGGCTCCTCGAGTTCCGGATGGATCGGGACCACCGGCTGAAGGCCGTTCTTGCGGAGCGCGTAATCGGTGTGGGCGTTGGCGCCCATGGGACCCGGACGGTACAGCGCCAGCACAGCGGAGATGTCTTCGAAGTTGTCAGGCTTCATGAGCTTGAGCAGGGACCGCATCGGCCCGCCGTCGAGCTGGAAGACGCCGAGCGTGTCGCCGCGGGCCAGGAGTTCGTAGGACGCCTGGTCATCCAGTTCGAGTTTCTCCAGGTCCAGGTCGATGCCCCGGTTGAGTTTGATGTTCTCGATGGCGTCCGAGATGATCGTCAGATTTCGCAGACCCAGGAAGTCCATCTTGATCAGGCCGAGGCCCTCACACGTGGGGTAATCGAACTGCGTGATGACCTGGCCGTCCTGGATGCGGCGCATGATGGGCACGACGTCGATGATCGGGTCCGAGGACATGATCACGCCGGCGGCGTGCACGCCCCATTGCCGCTTCAGGCCTTCGAGGCCGAGCGCCGTCTCGAAGACCTTGGCCGCCTCCGGGTCCGTCTTGAGCAGTTCCCGGAAGTCCCCGGCCTCGCTGTAGCGCTTGGCCTTGGGGTCCTCGATGTCCTTGAGCGGGATGTCCTTGGCCATGACCGCCGGCGGCAGCGCCTTGGTCAGGGTCTCACCCATGCTGAAGGGGTAGCCGAGCACGCGCGAGGAGTCCTTCAGCGCCTGCTTCGTCTTGATGGTGCCGTAGGTGACGATCATGGAGACGCGCTCGTCGCCGTACTTCCGGGTCACGTAGTCGATGACCTCGGGACGGCGGCGATCATCGAAGTCGACGTCGAAGTCGGGCATCGAGACGCGGTCCGGGTTCAGGAAGCGTTCGAAGATCAGGCCGTGGCGGAGCGGATCGAGGTCCGTGATGCGCAGGGCGTAGGCCACCATGGAACCGGCACCGGAGCCTCGGCCCGGACCCACCCGGATGCCGTGATCCTTGGCCCAGTTGATGAAGTCGGCCACCACGAGGAAGTAGCCGGGGAAGCCCATGCTGGTGATGATGCCGAGCTCATATTCCGCCTGCTTGCGGACGTCGTCCGGGATTCCCTTGGGGTAGCGGTAGTGGAGACCCTTCTCCACTTCCTTCACGAGCCAGGAATCCTCGTTCTCGCCGGGCGGGCACGGGAACTTCGGCATGTAGTTGTTGTGCTCGAAGCCGACCTCGCAGCGCTCGGCGATGAGGAGGGTGTTGTCGCAGGCGTCCGGCAGGTCGCGGAACAGCTCCCGCATCTCTCGCGGCGACTTCAGGTAGTAGCCGGTGCCGGAGAAGGCGAAGCGCGAGCCGCCTTCGTCGTAGCTCGGTTCCAGCAGCGTGGAGCCGGACTGGATGGCCAGCAGCGCCTCGTGCGCCTTGGCGTCGTGCTGATGCGTGTAGTGGAGGTCGTTCGTCGCCACGAGCGGAAGGTCCAGGTCCTTCGCCAGCCGCAGGAGGTCTTCACGGATCCTGGTCTCGATGGACAGCCCGTGGTCCATGAGCTCGCAGTAGTAGTTCTCCTTGCCGAAGATGTCCCGGAATTCGGCGGCGGCCTCCAGGGCCTCCCGGTACTGGCCGAGCCGGAGACGGGTCTGGACCTCGCCCGACGGGCAGCCCGTGGTGGCGATCAGGCCCTCGGCGTAGGTGTTGAGCAGCTCGCGGTCCAGGCGGGGCCACTTGCCGAACACCGAATCCAGGGAAGCGATCGACGAAGCCCGGAACAGGTTCCGCATCCCGGTGTTGTTGTAGCTCAGGAGCGTCATGTGGGTGTACGCGCCACCACCGGAGACGTCGTCGCTGCGCTGGCTCTCATCGCCCCAGCGCACCCTGCTCTTGTCGGTGCGGTGCGTCCCCGGGGCCACGTACGCCTCGACGCCGATGATCGGCTTCACGCCGGCGTCCTTGGCCTTCTTCCAGAAGTCGTGGGCACCGAAAAGATAGCCGTGGTCCGTGATGGCCAGGGCGGGCATCTCCAGCCGATTGGTCTCGGCGAAGAGCTCCCCCAGCTTGGCCGCACCGTCCAGCATGGAGTATTCGGTGTGAGTGTGCAGATGGACGAAGGAATCCTGATTTGCCACCCATCCATCCTACGCGCCGAGCCCCGCTGGTGCGTGGCGCGACGCCCTCCGGCTCAGAGTCCGTCGCGGAGCCGCTCCAGCGCGTAGGCCAGGTCCTGCGGATACCCACTCGACACCGTGACCCGCTCCCCGGTGCGCGGGTGATCGAAGCTCAGCTCCTTGGCATGCAGCCACTGGCGCGTGAGACCGAGTTCGGCCGCGAGACGGGGGTCCGCACCGTACGTCAGGTCACCCGCGCAAGGGTGCCGGAGGGCCGAGAAGTGCACGCGGATCTGGTGGGTGCGGCCCGTCTCGAGGTGAACCTCCAACAGACTGGCCCGGCCGAACGCTTCCAGCACCTCATAGTGCGTGACCGACGGACGGCCGTCCTCGATCACCGCGAACCGCCAGTCGTGACCGGGATGCCTGCCGATGGGGGCGTCGATCGTGCCCTTCAGAGGGTCCGGCAGGCCCTGGACCACCGTGTGGTAGACCTTGTCCACCGTCCGCTCCTTGAAGGCCCGCTTGAGCAGCGTGTAGGCATGTTCGGTCTTGGCGACCACCATGACCCCGCTCGTCCCGACGTCCAGCCGATGCACGATCCCGGCACGCTCGGGAGCGCCCGAGGTCGAGATCCGGTAGCCTGCGCCCGCCAGGCCGCCGACGACGGTCGGCCCCACCCAGCCCGGCGACGGGTGCGCGGCCACGCCCACCGGCTTGTCCACGACCACGAAGTCCTCGTCATCGAGCAGGATCTCCAGTCCGTCCACTTTCTCCACCACCACTTCCAGCGGGTCACGCTTCTCAGAGGGCCGCACCACCACGGTCTGGCCCGCGGACAGCTTCAGGGATTTCGCCGGGACGGCGCCGTCCACGCTCACGCGCCCTTCGGCCACGGCCTGGGCGGCCGCGGAGCGCGAGAGGCCGAGGAGTGCCGCCAGTGCGGCGTCGACCCTCTTGCCCGCATAGTCCTCCGGCACGACGACGGACTGCTCCGCCGCCGTCGTCGGCTCGCTTTCCGTCGCGTCACTCATGAGCGGTCCCCTTCGGCGTCCTCGTCACTCTTGCCCGAGGACAGTCTGCGGCCGTCGGCGCCGATGCCGCGCAGCGTCAGGATCACGATGATCGACACGGCACACACGACGGCTGAGTCCGCGATGTTGAAGATCGCGAAGTTCGGCAGCTGGATGAAGTCGACCACGTGACCCATGCCGAAGGACGGCGGCCGGAAGAGGCGGTCCGTGAGGTTCCCCAGGGCGCCGCCCAGCAGGAACCCGAGGGCCAGCCCCCACCAGAGCGACCCCACCCGGCGGATGAACACCAGCACGGCGATCGAGACGCAGGCCATGATGATCGTGAACACCCAGGTGAAGTTCTCGCCGATGGAGAAGGCCGCGCCGGAGTTCCGGATGTAGTACCAGTGCAGCACGGGAGGCAAGACGGCGATCCGCTCCCCCTCCTCCATGGTGGTGCTGACCCAGAACTTGCTCAGCTGGTCCAGGGCGTAGGCGAAGACGGCCGCGGCGGCGAAGAGGCCGATCACGGCCTTGCGCACACCGGAGCGGGCCCGGCCCTCACCGGGGTCGCCGGTCACCGTCGGCGCCGCATCGTCCGCGGGCTCCGGTCCCTGCTCCTCGGGCCTGGGTTCATGGGGCCTGGTGCTCATGGGGTCACATCCTCGGGGTTCACACGTTCACACCGGGCCCGTGCGGACCCGGACAGGGCGGAGTCGTCCACCCGATCGAGACACGGCAAGGCCGGTGACCGGAAATCCGGTCACCGGCCTGAATGCCGTGCGAAATCAGCTCTCGGAGCCCTGTTCGCTGTTCTCAGCGGCCACGGACCCACGGGATTCGAGGTCGCGGAGCTGACCTTCGATGTAGGTCTTCAGGCGGCTGCGGTAGTCGCGCTCGAAGCCACGCAGCTGGTCCACCTTGCGCTCGAGGACGGAGCGCTGCTGCTCCAGAACACCGAGCACCTGACGGGACTTCTCCTGAGCGTCGTTGACCAGGGTGCTCGCCTCGAT
This portion of the Arthrobacter woluwensis genome encodes:
- the dnaE gene encoding DNA polymerase III subunit alpha, with product MLDGAAKLGELFAETNRLEMPALAITDHGYLFGAHDFWKKAKDAGVKPIIGVEAYVAPGTHRTDKSRVRWGDESQRSDDVSGGGAYTHMTLLSYNNTGMRNLFRASSIASLDSVFGKWPRLDRELLNTYAEGLIATTGCPSGEVQTRLRLGQYREALEAAAEFRDIFGKENYYCELMDHGLSIETRIREDLLRLAKDLDLPLVATNDLHYTHQHDAKAHEALLAIQSGSTLLEPSYDEGGSRFAFSGTGYYLKSPREMRELFRDLPDACDNTLLIAERCEVGFEHNNYMPKFPCPPGENEDSWLVKEVEKGLHYRYPKGIPDDVRKQAEYELGIITSMGFPGYFLVVADFINWAKDHGIRVGPGRGSGAGSMVAYALRITDLDPLRHGLIFERFLNPDRVSMPDFDVDFDDRRRPEVIDYVTRKYGDERVSMIVTYGTIKTKQALKDSSRVLGYPFSMGETLTKALPPAVMAKDIPLKDIEDPKAKRYSEAGDFRELLKTDPEAAKVFETALGLEGLKRQWGVHAAGVIMSSDPIIDVVPIMRRIQDGQVITQFDYPTCEGLGLIKMDFLGLRNLTIISDAIENIKLNRGIDLDLEKLELDDQASYELLARGDTLGVFQLDGGPMRSLLKLMKPDNFEDISAVLALYRPGPMGANAHTDYALRKNGLQPVVPIHPELEEPLKDILGGTFGLIVYQEQVMAVAQKLAGYSLGQADILRRAMGKKKKEELDKQFAGFQQGMLDNGYSAEAVKTLWDILLPFSDYAFNKAHSAAYGVVSYWTAYLKAHYAPEYMAALLTSVGDDKDKSAIYLNECRRMGITVLPPDVNESALTFTPVGNDIRFGMGAIRNVGANVVNAMVETRKEKGAFTSFSDFLQKVPAVVCNKRTIESLIKAGAFDSMPGNRRSLVMIHEEAIDSVITLKRNEANNQFDLFSALDDASPDSGLTVEIPDLPEWEKKDKLSFERDMLGLYVSDHPLQGMETALSGLADTSVASVMSDDGPPDGAIVTIAGMITSLSRRVAKSSGNAYARAEIEDLGGSIETMFFGQVYGPIATILAEDLIVVVKGRVQRRDDGSVTLNCMELSVPDLSQAEGNGQLIISLPTHKATEELVGRLGEVLRSHSGRAEVRLKLQGTRSIELMRLGRNFAVDPNPSLYADLKVLLGPACLDA
- a CDS encoding RluA family pseudouridine synthase, whose product is MSDATESEPTTAAEQSVVVPEDYAGKRVDAALAALLGLSRSAAAQAVAEGRVSVDGAVPAKSLKLSAGQTVVVRPSEKRDPLEVVVEKVDGLEILLDDEDFVVVDKPVGVAAHPSPGWVGPTVVGGLAGAGYRISTSGAPERAGIVHRLDVGTSGVMVVAKTEHAYTLLKRAFKERTVDKVYHTVVQGLPDPLKGTIDAPIGRHPGHDWRFAVIEDGRPSVTHYEVLEAFGRASLLEVHLETGRTHQIRVHFSALRHPCAGDLTYGADPRLAAELGLTRQWLHAKELSFDHPRTGERVTVSSGYPQDLAYALERLRDGL
- the lspA gene encoding signal peptidase II, giving the protein MSTRPHEPRPEEQGPEPADDAAPTVTGDPGEGRARSGVRKAVIGLFAAAAVFAYALDQLSKFWVSTTMEEGERIAVLPPVLHWYYIRNSGAAFSIGENFTWVFTIIMACVSIAVLVFIRRVGSLWWGLALGFLLGGALGNLTDRLFRPPSFGMGHVVDFIQLPNFAIFNIADSAVVCAVSIIVILTLRGIGADGRRLSSGKSDEDAEGDRS